The following proteins come from a genomic window of Sorghum bicolor cultivar BTx623 chromosome 3, Sorghum_bicolor_NCBIv3, whole genome shotgun sequence:
- the LOC110433266 gene encoding uncharacterized protein LOC110433266, whose translation MEVLLAEIIGYVKLTWSANYRVDQHRRRLRQLVSKIRAVVGAAEGGAGAAVRDEAVSEWLTMLRTEAQRGQEVLDAAGRDAAVASSARRFLEGIKALFVCSDEVDRLTETVDMMELLAGPGGDLDMVVKVLRLDAARAAATEEAMDVEFCELNQALDTYM comes from the coding sequence ATGGAGGTTCTGCTAGCGGAGATCATCGGCTACGTCAAATTGACGTGGTCGGCGAACTACCGAGTTGACCAGCACCGGCGCCGCCTACGCCAGTTGGTGTCCAAGATTCGTGCGGTGGTCGGCGCCGCCGAGGGCGGCGCGGGAGCGGCCGTGCGGGACGAAGCGGTCTCAGAATGGTTGACCATGCTGCGCACAGAGGCGCAGCGAGGGCAGGAGGTTCTTGACGCAGCGGGCCGCGACGCTGCCGTCGCCAGCTCCGCCCGCCGCTTCCTCGAGGGCATCAAGGCGCTGTTCGTCTGCAGCGACGAGGTGGACCGCCTCACGGAGACCGTCGACATGATGGAGCTCCTGGCGGGGCCCGGCGGCGACCTCGACATGGTCGTCAAGGTCCTCAGACTAGACGCCGCCCGGGCCGCCGCCACGGAGGAGGCAATGGACGTCgaattttgcgaactgaaccaggccttagacacatacatg